ACTTATTGATAAATTCACGTTCATGCAAACTGTGCATTAGAAAAGCTAATAAATTTAATGCCTGAAGAGGGGAATGAATTCCTATCGAGAATTAACAGATATAAATAGTTAAAAATGGTTAAAAAATGAATTCTATGATTGAAtatataattaaatatgaggATTCTATAGATCTTAATTTCGATGGTttgatttattcattattacaaTTATCATCGAAAGAAGAGAGAGGGATGAACATAGATGAACCCATATTTTCGCAAATATGAATGGGCGCAACGATTACATTAATTTGTCTCCAATGAATTAAATTAATCCGAACAATAATAAAGAAAGGTATTATAAGAATTCGATCAGTGACCATATTAAACGCCAGAAAACGTTTTCGTAACTGCTGGAAATCGGTTGTAGAGGTACGATATTAATCTCGAATTGTTTCTTACCTGAACCACATTATTATCCATTTTTATTTACAATTCATCACAGAAAACTTCACAAGAAAAACACGCTGACACCATCATAGTCTACTTTGTATTTACTCTAATTATGTGACGTCACGATACAGACCTACAGTCGGTAGACATCGGAAGTGTTCGTTGATACTGGCGCACACACAGGGAGTAGGGAGGAGGTGTCTTTCCCTTTCCTTCTCATTTCTCAATTCCTTCTGACAGAGGATTAGGAAAATATTGTAATGATTGAGTAGGTAAATGGTGAAGTAACCCCTCTTTTAAGTTGGGCGCTCAATTAGTCCATATTGAATCAAAGAATATACTGACTGAGTTTCTATGAAAACAATGGCCTTAGCTTAGCATTTACATTCTTCGCACAAACAAACTAAAAAATGGTTTTGACTCGATGCTTTGTTATAAAATGAAGTTCGTTCTTGCTCATTTAAAAACAcgttctgaaaatattgataaaaatatccaaaatatgGTTTTTAACtcgaattttgtatttttttttcaatttttatcgaTATGGGAAAATATCTGAGTTTCTGCTAACGGAAATAATGTATGGTCAATCAAAGGTGCTCTGGAACGTTTTTTGTGATGTTCTTCAATCTGTTACCCACGAAGTTTCTCAGTTTTCATTAATTCGTATCAAAATCACATCAGGTCTATTGAAGAATTCATTTGAGCTATCATTTCGACGTTCTAGATACGGAAAATTTTCTTAATTATATGCATAAAGCTGAATTGTTTCAGAGCGTATTTCGAAAATTCACAAATGCACAGAGATGCGGCATTCTGTGTTGTAACTCCGATCCCGTTATTAggaatgtagaaaatcgaagaGGTATTAAATAGGGTAACGAAATAATGAAAGTTAGGCAACCACTGTTTCATCAACCGAGCAATGCGGGTAGCCTGTCATGTGTCATTGGGTCACACATGGCGCGCTACTTGTTTTAAGATAATCCGTACAGTGAGTCTTTGCAAGAGTTAGATTGAAACAACTAAAGAACTCCCATCAAACAAGTGTTTATGTCCAAGCTCCATCCCTGAGACGGATTtttattcaaagaaaaaaacTTGAGCCGTCCCTGTGCATCCTTTCGTACCTCTATGGTTCCTTATTTCGTACACAACGCCCAGAGACAagactttccctttctctatgacaCGCCGTTTTCTGTGACTCGGCACAGAGTAATGTGATGACACAAATTTGAGCGAGTATTGTAATTCGTTATCACGAAAATATGGAAACAAAGTATATTAAATCCTGATTATTTCCTGAAGAAGACGTATTCGATATATCAGTACGCCTTTCGGAGTAGATTTTCCACATTATACTTGCCCTCTTCGAAAACTTTCGACAAAGGTAGGATTTCAAATCGAAAACATAGCAACCTGTTACGAAGCCCGTGCATGcgcgaaaattcatttttcgctATTGCGTTTCCAAAGGCGATTAGAAAATTCGAAAAGTTCTGACCAACGCCATTTTATAGCGTCCGCCGAAACGAGTTGTGAATTTTGAGGTTTTTCCAGAACAATTTACCCGTTGAAGTAAGTTATTTTGTAAATTTCGTATTGTTGTTGAGTTGATGGTAGAAAACGTTGATCATTTCTTTTTCGGGATGAGCGATTGAACGATAACGTAGGTTATCAATAGAAAATCTGTTTCGTAAAGTGTATTAACTTCAATTTTTCATCACTGGGAGAATTTTGGATACCAAGGTGACGTGGGAATGGAAGAAAATAAATGATGAGAGCAGTCTTGTCCCTGTTTCTAACTGCAGCCGTCGATGGATGTAGAGCGAAAATGCAAGATAAATTTGCCAAGTAAGTGAATCCAGATTTATTTCTTCTGATATAGTCAATGAGCTTTGAAGGGAAGGCTCTATATAACGAGCGTTCGAAAGAAATCGTCGTCAGAGGTTTAGATAGgttatggattttgaaaatttgaagttATGTCAGTGGAATTAGCGTGTAGCGTAATATTCGATATGTTCGAAGTTTTTCATCGAATAATACTAGCGGATTCTTGGGGGCATTGCAAACGCTAAATTGATTTTCGTTCATTTTATCGAAACCGATGTAAAATCACAGAATTGTATAGTAAAGGCAAGACGCTCAAGCACAGAATATCAATTTGGAGAAATACGTTGTTTACTTATTGACTACTAATATTTTCGAACGCACACGTTATAATAACAAATTATAACGTGAATAAATACATtctattcattgaaatttcttaaaaaaaaataacttttcggCAAATTATTGCTTTTCAAACTTCCGAAATCAGTGGTTCATTTTTTCGTTCTGTGATGCACAGAGAAATGTAATAGCACAGATTGAGCGAGTGTTTTGAATAGTCCACTTCGTAATTGTGAAAATGTAGTGGTAAAGTGTACAAAATTAATTCGTGATTGATCCTGAATACTTTTTCGAGAAATCAATAGACCCTTCTGAGTGAATTTGTGAACAAATTGCCGAATTATTTTCGAAGTATGTCGAAAACGGAAAAAGTCCGAATCAAAACGTAGCTGCTACGATGTCAGTTTATGCGCGGAGGTCAATTTTTCGTTTCTGCGATTCCAAAGGCGactggaaaattcgaaaagttTTATGATCAGCGCCATTGTGTTATAATTTTGGCGTCGGTGAAGATGGGTCGTGCAAAGTTTTATATTTTGAGGAATTATCAGAAAAATTTACCCCTTCAAGTAAGTGATTTTGGATATAATGTTGATCGCTTCATGAATTCGAAGATATCTTTTATTGAATGTCTGGTAGGAAATTTTGACGACCTTACTTCGATTTCAGGAAGAATGATTCAACCATAACTTtgatattaattgaaaatatgaaggGTAAAGTGtgtgaatttaaatttttcattacaGGAGGAATTCTGGAAACCAAGGTGACGTTGATGTCGAAGAAAAGAAATGATGGATGAGTCTTAGGGTCACAGTCTTGCCCTTCTTGGggctgggctgctaagggatctctCTGAAATCATTTCCAACTTTAGCCATCGATGGACAAAGGgaaaaagcaatattttttgtcaATGTGAGTGAAttgacatttttttcaatttttgtatcgAATTAACGATCTATTAGAAAATTCGTTTTCAAGTAGGTTagggaattttgaaaattgacgtGCTTAACTTGTACCACCGTTCCCAGATTGATGATACGTTAACTTTTTAGTGCACTAGCCTTACTTTCGATAtaaccgattttttttttcattaaattaaattaattagTAAATTCTCGAACAATCGGAAACCACAGAATATTATTAGGCATAAACGACAACCACAGATCACAGTGTAGTATTTGTAATCTATGATCGGAAAGAACTTCTGTGCTCTTCAGCGAATCTGATCATAGATTACAGAGATTCTTTGGGATCTATGGTTCGGAAgtttattagtgttctgtggttcggatactaacctaacctaaccccaTTTACGATtaataaaatttatattattGGTTCTTGCAATATCGATTACGTGTAGTATCTTTTCCGTCGATGATATAATTCTCCAGTGTGAAAAATGTGTTACATCAGGTGAATTTTGAGTGCTCTGTGATCCATAATTTTGTCTTTGATCTATGCGCGAGTGATAATCTGTGATCCTTGACACAGATTACGGATCTGTGATCAGTGGTCATATGATATTGATGGAttagaataaatgaaaattctgaGTACATTTTCCAACTCCTAAAACGCAAAATGTTGATACATTCGGTATTCGTAGCTGCACTCTTAATTGGAGGTAAGTTTGTGTTATCCTCAGAGACCTACCCTATCTACGAAATATCTTTTTCAGCCCATTCAGATGGAGAATTTTCTATCTTGAATTATCCAAAAAGCGTATCGTTCAAAGGACACGACCATCTGAAGGAAAGTAACTTGAAAGAAGTGTACTTTGCCACATTGGGTTTCTCAAATTCCCAGTTTTCCAACTGGAAAGGCTTGTACATCAACGATCCTTTCAATTTAGCCGAAGGTATTGCTACTGTTGTTGTAGAGGGTATGCCCTCAATCGATCAACCTAAAGGACATCATTTCCCCTTGAAAACTGATACTGAGGatgattcaattttttctactctcAAAGATGGTATCAACTTGAGGTATCCCGACACTGCGACCCAGATTGTTCATGTTGATCTGGCTAATAATCTTGAGGATGTAAGTGGAAATCTTGAATTTACCTATAATGATTGATATAATCATTTATGAGTCTATTTATGTTATAATAGATCACATGATTGACTGAGTAATTCAGTTAAATTTCATTACAGCAGTCGGACAACAATTTATTCAAGGATATTAAAATTGAGAAACCAAATAAAAATACGTATTTGAAGAACGAAGCGGAAAATAGGGAGTTTttgaaggatatcgatctctTGAACGCTATCGCTGAAAAGGTAGGTGGACTTTTTCCGTTTTGATTCTCGATCTAACTTTTTCGTTTTAGGTTCACAGCAACATCAAGTCTGATGGAATCCCAGATCTCTTTTGGTTTAAATTATCTAGTCTGCATCCGGTTGTCGATTTATACGGGGAAAATTCTACGGAAGTGAAAGAAGCTAAACATTTGTTGAATGAAGCTGTTTTGAGACTTAACGAAGCATTTAGGAAAGCTTATAATGGAGCAGTATTATTCTCTGTGATCACCAGCGATGCGAGCCATACTAGGAAGACGAGAAGTATTCTTGCTACTGGTAAAGTGAGTAATAATAATTTTACTGTATATTTTGAATTAGCTGGTGTCGATGGTGTTTCTAGTAATAAAATTGACATCTATACTTCTTTGTATCTATTTTCGTTTACTTTGAGGACGTTTTAGCGCATCACAAACTAGAATCTTTGCTTGAAAACTTAAGCTTCTTCCGAACTTACCTGCTCTCTAAACCTACCATATTCAACCTCAATGGATATTTCCAACTGATTTCAAACTCTATCCCTTCCTGCTTCCaagaaaaccttgaaaaaaTTGCGAATTCCCGCTCCTGCTTCTTCGATATCATCCAGACCAATCTCGAGGCATTTTCGTTCTTCCCAAATATCGACCGTCTATTCATTGTGGGAATTTATTTCAGGATCGTCAACTTAACCTCGCCTCAGAGTACTCGGAGGACTTTCCTGTGATTTTCAACATAGTCTTGTGGCTCTGCGTCGTTCTAGGGTTTTCCCTGCTCGCTATCTCTCTTGTTATTGGTAACATGGATCCAGGAAGGGATTCCATTATTTATCGTATGACAAATCCGAGaatgaaaaaagataattgaagtATTAAAATTGGTTTTCTCAAAGTTAATATCGACAAATAGTCTGTCGAttcaattattaattttgtgaattttttttaaacattcaCGAAAACGAGAAATTTCGGAATTTGTAAGGtgcgatttcgaaaaaaatgtgtaTAGTAGTTAATTATATTTGCGTTAATTTTACCATTCCAATGTTGTTTAATTTGTTGAGTGTATAGTGAAAAGTGTATGTGTGGATGTACTAAGCTGCAAATACATATTTAAAGATTTAAATCGATTTGTAATTTTGCGAACCTAACCTGAGGATGACTCGTAATTGAATCGAAACGTCGGTTTTTATCCGTTTTTGGTCCTTATTTTGACCATTTCGAACGGTATATACAAATACAGGGCGTCCTTGAATAAACGCAAGAATTTTGGTCGCAGATTCTCTAGCCAGAAAAAGAAGACcctaattttgatttttggcAGGAGTTTCCCTCTTTCGGAAGGAAAAAAGTCTTttctttttatctcagaatctGGTTGTGAGAAAATCAGTGAATTTTGTAAACTGCAGTTTTATGCTATGGGAAATCTCATAGGGCTATCTATTTTGACGAAAGATCCcctcaaaacattttttccggGCTGTAATGTCTTCGGAACCATTAAAGGTTAACTTTGAACATTTTTGAACCGTAGAAAGTCCAGTCGACTGAAAAATACTCTTATCTTGCAATTTTTTTATGAGATGcaagatttttgagaaaaatctagagaaaaatctgaaaattgtgaATGTCAGCCCCATAGGAATCTCGAGATTGAGtcacatttttagatttttctggaaaatcttacgtttcatgaaaaaattgcaaggCAAGAGTATTTTTCAATCGAAGGGATTTTCTAACAGTTCAGTAATTTTCAAAGTTGATGTTCAATGGTTCCAAAGACATTACGGCACAGAAAAAAGTGTCTTAGGGTGCCAAAATAGGTAACACTACGAGATTTTGCATATCATAAAACTCCTGTATAAAAAATTTAGACCAAAATCAAAGATAGGAGTCTTCTAATTTTCCCTCGAAAACCATactaaattttgttgaattttttgggacaccctgtatcagAGTCCCAATAAGGTGaccatttaatatttttctcgCCGGAGTGTAATGAGTGGGGTAAAAAAAGGACAACAAAAAATAATAGAGAATTTCTTATTCAAATCTATGATCTTACATAATATACATAGTACAAAAATCATACTGTACCCACGAAAGGTACAGAAAACATACAATCATTACTGTACAAAAATACTATGCTACTGTACAATGAATCACTGTAGAAGCAAATAAATTATGTCCTCACAATCATTGAAACAATATACATATATGACATGTTCGTCGAGAACAAAAAACCGTTTTATATCTATTTTAcaataattttcaaatcattCTTTTTCGTAAAGGGGTAGGGGGGGCAGGGAAAAGAATTTAATCGTGATAGTCGTTGTGGAAAAAATGGTCgagatcattcagaatatttcgcccttttttttttaatttgagggTTGGTTCTCGTGGACGTTGAAATTGGAACCTTTGCCAAAACGTATCAAGATACCCatgacatttttttcaattctactTGACCCTGTCAAGGAGAAATTTAAGGAATTTTGACCAGTGATTGTTGATTGGCCTTGGTCGTTTTAACAAAGGTCCATTTCAATCCAAGTCCATGGATTTGAGAAATGAACAGAACAAAGTCGTAAAACAACAAAGACAGACCGTAAGGAGAACTGTTAGAACAATGTCGGGCCATCGCGGACGCCACAAAGTCGATACAAGTGTACGCGGTAGTCTAAATTACAACACTAGCGACTTGATCAAGTCACAGGTCTCTACAAACAGGAAGATTAACCGTGCATTTCAGCGTTTCATCCAACTAATAAGTCACAATGTACACAATATGTACATATTACAACTGACTACATGAAAATTTAAAGACCTCTGTCAACCCACGTATAATATAGACAATTTTAGTATCACACAAGAAGTAAATTTACAAGAAATCGTTTTTGTTTTAAGCACAGTCGAAAATTTGGCAGTCCACAAGTTCGAAGCGGAATACCTCTTACGTAGAGAGAAATTCGTTAAATTCGACTGGGTCGAGGAAAATTCAACACTGATTAGTGGCATCTTGTTAGCAAGGCTCTGAACGAAAGAAGATTAGGGGTTTAGGTCGACAGGGTGATTCAACGATGttgctcgaaaattcaagaTATCTCGATGAATTCAAAGTGAAAAAGCAAATTTAGTTAGTCGATGAATTAGGTATTAGATCATGAAACTTTTTCACATACTGCAGATTGAAATATTGCATCAGATCGTTTCCTTCACTCTAACCGCCAAAAATTGCTTTAGAAGTGATCGA
The window above is part of the Coccinella septempunctata chromosome 8, icCocSept1.1, whole genome shotgun sequence genome. Proteins encoded here:
- the LOC123319269 gene encoding ATPase H(+)-transporting accessory protein 2 isoform X2; its protein translation is MLIHSVFVAALLIGAHSDGEFSILNYPKSVSFKGHDHLKESNLKEVYFATLGFSNSQFSNWKGLYINDPFNLAEGIATVVVEGMPSIDQPKGHHFPLKTDTEDDSIFSTLKDGINLRYPDTATQIVHVDLANNLEDSDNNLFKDIKIEKPNKNTYLKNEAENREFLKDIDLLNAIAEKVHSNIKSDGIPDLFWFKLSSLHPVVDLYGENSTEVKEAKHLLNEAVLRLNEAFRKAYNGAVLFSVITSDASHTRKTRSILATGKDRQLNLASEYSEDFPVIFNIVLWLCVVLGFSLLAISLVIGNMDPGRDSIIYRMTNPRMKKDN
- the LOC123319269 gene encoding ATPase H(+)-transporting accessory protein 2 isoform X1 — translated: MLIHSVFVAALLIGAHSDGEFSILNYPKSVSFKGHDHLKESNLKEVYFATLGFSNSQFSNWKGLYINDPFNLAEGIATVVVEGMPSIDQPKGHHFPLKTDTEDDSIFSTLKDGINLRYPDTATQIVHVDLANNLEDQSDNNLFKDIKIEKPNKNTYLKNEAENREFLKDIDLLNAIAEKVHSNIKSDGIPDLFWFKLSSLHPVVDLYGENSTEVKEAKHLLNEAVLRLNEAFRKAYNGAVLFSVITSDASHTRKTRSILATGKDRQLNLASEYSEDFPVIFNIVLWLCVVLGFSLLAISLVIGNMDPGRDSIIYRMTNPRMKKDN